The Lactuca sativa cultivar Salinas chromosome 2, Lsat_Salinas_v11, whole genome shotgun sequence genome includes the window TGAGATCTGATGAAAAGAATTTCTACTTGCAGGCGAGATTGGAACTAACATCCAAAAATATAAAAGCGATGGAGTCGTCGGCTTGGCTACCGGAACTGGTATGTAAAACATATATATAGGCTGGACGTAGTTGTCGATTTATTTGGAATCATATATACTTTCTGGATTTCTTTTTCAACCATTATTTTATGTTCGTTGAATCCATATTTTAGGAAATGCAAGAGCAAGGGTTCATGAATCAATACCAGATGAACAAACCTTATCatcatatgatggatcatgatttCAGTGTTGATTCATTTTCCTCGGAAAGCTACACAGAAAACCCATCTTTTATCGATCAATCTTTTCAAACTTCGAAAGGCCTTGAAGAACCATCCAATATCAAGCAGCTAACTAGCTACAAAAAGAGCAATAGTATCAACATGAATTTTACTCCAACTGAAAAATCGAGGCCAAAGCTACTTTCTGATACTCCTAATACCTTCACAATTTCTTTTGGGGATAAAAAGCCTAAAGACGAGATCCTTTCTTTTAGCGATTCGCTGGGTTTCACAGCAGCTGATACCAAAAAAGTTCCGACCATGATAAGGAACCCTATTCAGGTTCAAGATCATGTGTTGGCCGAGAGGAAGAGAAGAGAGAAGTTGGCTCAGCGGTTTATTTCTTTGTCTTCCCTTCTTCCTGACCTTAAAAAGGTACAACATTATcccaagaatatatatataccCTAAAATTCGTAACTAGTAATTGCGACTTTGAGATCTTTTTGATTTGTTTGTTGATTAATGAGCTGCGAATTCTCTGGTGGTAGATGGACAAGGCAACTGTGTTAGAAGACGCAGCGAATTACATACAAGAACTTCAAGGCCGTGTGAAGGAACTTGAGGGTTTATCAGAACTGAAAAGAAAGAACATGCAAGGGTCAGATATATCTGCTAAGAGATCGAGGCTTAGTTGTAGCGATGACGATGGTTCTTCTTCTAATGAAACAAACTTCGAAGAGAGTAGTAGTCCTTGTAATCCAGAGATTGAAGTGAGGGAGTCAGGATTCAGTCTACTAGTAGAAATCTACAGTCGGAAAAACTGTACAACATTGGTCAAAGTGCTAAGAGAGATACAGAAGCTTGGTCTATCTGTCATCAGTAGCAGCACCATGCCGTTTGGTGATACTACTCTTCTTATCACCATTGTTGCTCAGGTATACTTCTATGTTTCCGAAATCCATAATCatgaaattgaaatggaaattaaATCCTATTCTCTTTCTTGCATTGACATTCAAATGTATAATGCACACATCATATGGATTCAATAAACCTTGATAGGTGGATCGTCTGATtcgtttttttctttatttatacgCAGAAGAATGATGACTTCATTATGTCATCAACGGATCTTGTGAAGAACCTCCAACTAGCTATTTGTACTTTTAACTAACAACACATCCTTGTCAATTTATCAAACGGCTCATATGTGTAAGAAAGGAAAAATAGTTGAGAACATTTTCATCCGGCCCCTTTGATGATTCAGCCTTTTCTAGTATGGTTGTTTGAATATGTGATTTATTTTAGGTGTATCGCTCTATATATAAGATGATGTCCGACCCACTTCTAATTTTTACATGATTGTAAAAAGGTTTGTCCTAGCGTGTCATGACTCTAAGGCTTATACTTAACCCACgctttggaaaaaaaattacGTCATAagtcatatatatgtatataaaataaataattatagaaaatacatataaaatttaGTAATTATATATACTAAATTATTACCAAAAGTCACCCTATGACTCACGATAAAAACTAGAGACTTACATTGCTGCCACGATCTGTCTTATATTATTTGGAACCTAGATTTTTTACCTCATTTTTTAGGATAAAATAtagttaaataatattttatcttcCGTCCTACTCCATTTCTAGtgtatattatttttttgtaatttatatTGACTGTTTAAACACACTTCtagtaattaacttttaataaaGATATTCTATCTTCTTTCATTACAACAATATTATAAATTATCTTATcataaaattataacaaaataattCTTTTTTATGTATAAAGAATTTGAATTAATTATCAATTTATTGAAACAaaagttattaaataaataaagctatatttatttcaaatttataagatatgtttcaattataggttttaatttataaaattaatatgttttcgtatttcaatttttaataagtatttaaaattttaaatgctacataaaaattaaacttttgcatttatgattgattaatataatttaatagaTGCATGATATTTGAATAtactaaatattatatttatattataaataACAGATAAATCAAATTAAGGTTGTTAAGTATATATACCACAAAAAACCAATCAATATGTTACAAACTAAACCAAAAAAGTTGGCTATCGATATATTTGGTAGCTAACATGTTTGGTTGGTAATACCATGAGTAATTATGGTACGGTAATGGAACAAGATTATAAATGTCATTGTATTATTGTATCAACCAAtttacacaaatatatatatatatatatatatatatatatatatatatatatatatatatatatatatatatatatatatatatataatctaaacCATATATTTCAATTATGAAATATGCTTAGTGTTTACAAATGTAAGAACATTTTATTATCCATTTAGTCATAGTGAATAATTATtaccaaattaaattaaaaacagagtaaattactgaaatcgtctctatggtttggtcaaaattgcaaattggtccctaactttttttttgcactcggatcgtccttgTGGTTTGGTTTTATTGCGTTTTTCGTaccttacatacataaaggtaaggaccaaacgtgcaattttgaccaaaccataaggacgaa containing:
- the LOC111900313 gene encoding transcription factor bHLH18, which codes for MESSAWLPELEMQEQGFMNQYQMNKPYHHMMDHDFSVDSFSSESYTENPSFIDQSFQTSKGLEEPSNIKQLTSYKKSNSINMNFTPTEKSRPKLLSDTPNTFTISFGDKKPKDEILSFSDSLGFTAADTKKVPTMIRNPIQVQDHVLAERKRREKLAQRFISLSSLLPDLKKMDKATVLEDAANYIQELQGRVKELEGLSELKRKNMQGSDISAKRSRLSCSDDDGSSSNETNFEESSSPCNPEIEVRESGFSLLVEIYSRKNCTTLVKVLREIQKLGLSVISSSTMPFGDTTLLITIVAQKNDDFIMSSTDLVKNLQLAICTFN